From a single Lolium rigidum isolate FL_2022 chromosome 7, APGP_CSIRO_Lrig_0.1, whole genome shotgun sequence genomic region:
- the LOC124674063 gene encoding uncharacterized protein At4g14100-like → MARLLPPLLLLVVAAATAAAATDTPERPAPWPEQFHAVLFTNLTNVSTASMSPPLRLTDLYYDWPRRRNLNLIRYQLSGDPLYDVEWNNGTSFYFDSATCRTEHFPVGVLRPDWLVDCVYLGRESTGGIDCHLWGKEGFIVYYEDVLTGRPVRWNFIDVTGIQQFVMSFEVGVVLEDDSQWQAPAHCFSDDGEGKNKVDRDHVTISSGMDAARLLRKFAGAAAF, encoded by the exons ATGGCACGGCTGCTGCCACCGCTCCTGCTCCTGGTCGTCGCCGCCGCgaccgcggcagcagcgacggaCACTCCCgagcggccggcgccgtggccggagcAGTTCCACGCGGTGCTGTTCACGAACCTGACCAACGTGTCGACGGCGTCGATGAGCCCGCCGCTTCGTCTGACGGACCTGTACTACGACTGGCCGCGGCGGCGCAACCTGAACCTTATACGGTACCAGCTCTCCGGCGACCCGCTGTACGACGTGGAGTGGAACAACGGCACCAGCTTCTACTTCGACTCGGCCACCTGCCGCACGGAGCACTTCCCCGTCGGTGTGCTGCGACCGGACTGGCTCGTGGATTGCGTCTACCTCGGCCGCGAGAGCACCGGCGGGATCGACTGCCACCTCTGGGGCAAGGAGGGGTTCATCGTCTACTACGAGGACGTGCTCACGGGTCGCCCCGTCCGGTGGAACTTCATCGATG TGACAGGGATACAGCAGTTCGTGATGAGCTTCGAGGTCGGTGTGGTGCTGGAAGACGACTCCCAGTGGCAGGCACCGGCGCACTGCTTTTCGGACGATGGCGAAGGAAAGAACAAGGTAGACAGAGATCATGTCACGATTTCGAGTGGCATGGACGCGGCAAGGCTACTCAGAAAGTTTGCTGGAGCCGCAGCGTTCTGA